TAGGAGGGAGGGCCAGAGGCTTGGCCAGCTCCCCAGAGATCCTCACACCTGAATCCAACACTAGAGTCAGTCCAAGTCTCCATTTTTCCCTCTCTACTCCCACCCTGACTTCTTGCCAATGGAAAACCCAGCCCCCAACTCTCAGCCGACATCAGGGCTTGATCTACAGTAATGAGCTGGGAAATGGAAACCAAATGCCTGATGTGGATTGGCACCAATGGACCGGGAGATCCTGGCGGGGTGCCCCATCCCCCTGCTCCAATCCCTGGCAAGGGAAATAACACTTTCTGGGGGAGGTCTGGCAGAGCACTCAAGGCTGTGGTTTGAAGGGCACCCAGGTATGGTGGCCCCACCAGGACAAGAGTTTGGTCCTTGCCACCTCCTTTCTACCTCTGCCAGAGATGCTGATGTCCTTGTGACATCAGAATGACCATTTAAAGGGTATTTGGAGGATGGGGTGGGAGGGCCTAGGGACAAAGTAGGCACAAGTCCTCTCTGGAGCCTGATCCTCCCTATTATGACACTGCCCAAGACAGGTCATTTTGCCCAGGAGTGTCCACAGGGACACTGAGCTGcttttactgcttttttttttttttttttttttgtatttttctgaagttgaaaatggggaggcagtcagacagactcccgcatgcgcccaaccgagatccacccggcatgcccaccaggggacgatgctctgcccatctggggcgttgctctgttgcaaccagagccattctagcgcctgaggcagaggccatggagctatcctcagtgcccgggccaaccttgctccaatggagccttggctgcgggaggggaagagagagacagagaggaaggagagggggaggggtggagaagcagatgggcgcttctcctgtgtgccctggccgggaatcgaacctgggactcctgcacgccaggccgacgctctaccactgagccaaccagccagggccttgccttCTTTTTTGACACCTAGGATGTGGCTCCTGGATCAGTGGGGCACGTGCCAGGGGTGGGAGGCAGTTTCTGTGGGATATGGAACTCCCCACCAACAGCACATTCTCTATTCTCTGATGCTAGACAGCTCCCTCACAAACTCCGTGGGGGACACCTAATGAGTGACAGTCACTCATTCATAGCCAGGAGGGAAGTATATACTCTGTATTTCTTATTCCCTCTCCTCACCTCACACACATTCAGTCAGATTAATCCAGCCCACAGACACACCACACAAATGTACTCATCTACACACACCCAGGCCTGGTATAGGTGCCCTGTAAAAGCCCACACTCACATTTCAGGTACCCCTTTGCTATATTCACACACATGCGTGCAAGCACACACCATAAACATACGTATGTTACAAAGGCATGTCCCAGGCCATATGTGCAGCTACTTCCCCAGCAGACCCTTTTTGGGATGTCCACAAAAGGACAAGGAACTCCTACCGCCCACTGCCAAGGGTGCGATGCTTGAGCATTTCAAGAGATGCTTTAGGGAGCTAAAAAGATCCTTTTCCAGAATTTGGCGTAGGGACCTAAAACTTAATCTGCAACCAACACCCACCTCCTACCCCAACATGCCTTGGCCTTGACCCCAGAAATAGGGGGTTCTCTGaagtggggagggggctgagagACCAACCCTTCTCATCACTTTGTTCCTTATCTCCTACGCTGGCCGCAGGCCCATGCCCACAGTGCCTCGGGGAGACTAGATGGCTGAgctagagagaggagtgagattGCAGCCCCAAACTCAAACTTCAGACAGCACAGGTGCCCACCAGCACGAGAGGCCATGAAACGGAGAGGCCTGCAAGGAGCTCTGGACTGGGGAGGGGCTGGGAACCCAGGGGACTGCCAGACAGGGGGGCGCTCCCCCAGAGTGCAGCAGCTCTGTGCACAGTGTCTCCAGGCTGCCCGAGATCGAAAAGGGGTCCCCACCCAAGAAAGCACTGCCTAGCACAGAGGTGGTAGAGGGACATTGAGAAACGACTGGGAATTCAATCATACCACGTAATCACAAATTTTGGGGCTTCCACCAAAAGCTCATGGCCTGGTGTGCCCAGGACAGCAAGGTCAAAGATGCCCACACTCCCAACCCCTCAGAATCAGGTCTCAGCACAACCCCAACCCCCAATCAGGAACCAGGCAGGCAGAGCTACGGGATGTGGTGGAAAGTTTACCCCCTTTCCCCAGCTTCAGGGCAgtgcctcccccccacacacacacactaaataaatCAGATCCAGACGCAAACTCAGTCTGCCTGATGCCTGAGGGAATGCCCCAGCCTCACACACCAGCTGATCCCAGAAATAGCTCTGGCCCAGCAGGGCCGTCCTGGCTCCTTCCCTTCAGAAACCAGTTTCCCCACCAGGAGTCTGAACACAGGCAGCACAGACTCTGGGGGCAGGAAGGCCCCTTGGAAGCAGCTGcagggaaaggagggtgggattcttagatatttttttaCCGTGTAGAACAGGCCTCCCCACCCCAGTACATTCCCCATCTCTGTCTTTAATTGTAAATAAACCAATGAAACACAATTGtccagagttttttgttttgttttgttaaaaaaaaaaaaaaaaaaagacaagaaatcagGCCAACTGGTAGGTCCCTAAGTCTCCTTCCAACCAGTCCAGCCAGAAAATGCCCAGGAGGCAGGGTGTAGGGGAGGGAGGTGTGGGGGCTGGTGGTGTAAGGGAGGGAGGTGTGGAGCAGGAGGCAGAGCCACAGGCTGTGAGCCACTGAAGGATGGAGTCATCCTGGTGATGTCATGGCCCTGATCACAAATGGAAGGAAGCAGGACCCCAGGCaagcccctccacccccatgcTGGTCCTTTTCTCCATCACGCACATGCAGTCTGATCATGCACTCTTTCCTCCCGCCCCACTGCTCAGACACAGGCCCCAGCCGTCTGTCCTGCAGCCCTTCCTCTGATCAGCTGCCAGACAGTCAAGCAGATGGCACCACACCCAACCCAAATCTAGGCTTGTCTCTGCAGGTCCTTCCCCTGGAGGAAcctggggaggaagagaagaggagcctGGCAGCCCTTAGCTCTGGGAGTGGGTCCGGTCTCCTGCCCACTGAGCCATCTGCTACTCTACACCTTCCCTATGGCCTCCACTCTACGACTAGATTGAGGAGAGGGAcaatggtcaaggtacatgtctACTTTCCTCCTCTGATTATAGGAATGGGACTTCTCTTCTCCCAGACTGTGTTTACCTTACAGGACATGGCCCCACGTGTCCTAATCAGAGGAAGTCAGAATAAGAGCCCCAAGGGCTGAAAACTAGAGCTGGCACATAATATATAGTCAGTATATGTTTTTTAgatggctgaatgaatgaatgaatctgcgATCAATTTGGAAACACACCAGGGCTCCCCGTTGCCACTCTCAGACCTCCCAAATAAGCCCAAAAAGGTCATCCCTAGGCTCCGGCTCACCCCAAGGGCACGCCGCCCATGCtcataaacacatacatacacatacacaacacACCCCGAGGGAAACTTCTGGGCCAGAGGCAGAGCAAGGACTCGGACCCAGGGTCCTGGTCAGCTCTGCAGCCGCCAGGGGAAGGGGTAGCAGAGGGCACTGAGCCCCCTGCCTGCCGGGAGGGCTCACTCGCGGAAGCTGTCAGCCAACTGGTGACAGTCCAGCTCCCCCTTCGGCTCCAGGCCCCCCGGAAGCTTCACCCCTGTCTTCCGGTCCACACACCAGCACTTGCCGCGTTGCCCATCCAGGGCTGGGTGGCACTGTTAAAAAAAAGGCACGAGAGGTCAGCTACCAGGCAGCCAGCCCCAGTCTCAGCCCAGCCCACAAGTCAGACAATTGCTCCAAGACGGCCTCTGAGCACAGAGGTTCTTTCATGAGCACAAATCTTCTTAGTCAGTGGAGTAGAGAACTTGGCCAAGAAGGAAAGGTCCAGAGAGTTTTAAAAGGCAGGGCCCTGAGGAAGTTCTGTAGCCCACCTGGAGGGCTGGATCCACAGCATTTAGAGGTGAAGATATACTTGAAAGGCTAAGGTGCAGGTTGGAGGTGTTTTGTAGTCTCATTGGGTTGGGACTTACAGGATTACAGTTCATAGCAGGATCCAAGCTGAAGTTAAGGGTAGCATCAGGGTGAGAACTGCAGTTGAATTGagaattacaactaaaacttGAGATGGGTGAGGCTTAGAGCCCAGGTCAGAAATAGTAGTATCAGGATAAAGATAAAGGTCAAAGTCAGAACAACTACAGTATTTGACTCAAGGTTTGGGTCGGGGTTagacagggggcggggggagggcaggggacaaAGGTAAAGTATTCCAGAGTCAGGATCAGAGTTGGAGGTTGGAGTGAAGGTTGTCTCAAGGGTCAGAAGTGGTCTGGGGATCAAGTGTTGGAAAAACACCTATAGAACTGTTCAACACTAAGAGTGAACcctagcttgacctgtggtggcgcagtggatagagcatcagcctggaacgctgaggttgctggttcaaaaccccaggcttgctcagtcaaggcacatacaagaagcaatcaatgaacaactaaagtgaagcaactatgatctcattctctctttctctccctccctctctctctacaatcaataaataaaatctctgaaaaaataacatttaaaaacaaaaaagagtgaacgctaatgtaaactatggactttagttaataatgatGCATCAATATTCCTTAATTATAACGTACTATACTAATACAAGACCTTAATAGGGAAAactaggggggtggggggagcatagATGAGAATCTGTACTTCCTGCTcaattttctgtaaacctaaaacttctctaacaaagtctcttaattatttttcagttagaggaaaaagaagttttaaaaattgggacaaaaataaaattggtgTTAGGATAAAGGTTGGAAATAGGTTTGGCATTGTTTGGGGGGGCTCGCCAATCCCTAACTCATTGCACACCACTTGTAACATCCTCACGCCACGCTGGGAGGTACAGGCTCAGGGGCAGCCCTTCTCCCAGCTCGGCCTCTGCTGGCACAGTGGCGGCGCACTTTGTGAATTAGTCTACAGAGTGTGAAGTGGGAGAATGCGTACGTCTATGCCCACAGAAGCTGGAGAAGATCCAGACCAGGGCTCCCCAGGGAACACCCAACACAAGGCACCCCAGTCCCCCACCCAGACATGCCACCCTTCCACGTGGACCCTACTCTGACAGGCCAGAGATGGGGCCGGAGCAGGCCAGCCTTCCTGAATGTCCAGCTTTCCAAGGGCTTGTCAGAGGAACCCAGGTTCGGAGGGTGTGAGGGGGCACAGGGGTTTCTACATTCACGTCTTCTCTCCCGCCCACCCCCGTCCTCTGCTGCCACCCAGAGCCCCTGTCTCCGCCTGTCAGATCCGGGCCACCTCTGTCCTGGGTGCCCTGCAGGTGGTTTGGCTGCTCAGCTTGGGGTGAGGGGCAGGCTGTTTCCTCCTAAACCCCTCAGGACTTaatccctctgtttccaggtGAGACAGACACTCCGTGACACGGGAGAACTACACACAGGACGGGAGCAGGGTGAATGAGAAAGGCTGGGAGGCCGGGCTGGCGGGAATACTAGGCAAACGTTACAGATGGTGAATTAAGAGGTGATGAAAAGTCCCGGATGGGGAGTTGGGAGAGTTGGTCTGCCATTGACTCACGGTgactttgagcctcagtttcctcatctccaaATGAGTGAGGTGAGCAAAATAAGCTGAGGCCCTAAGGCTGGGGGGGATGGTTTGGGAGGGTTCTAGGGGTTGAGTGTGAGTTGGGGAGCCCCCCTTCCTGAGCGCTCTGTCCTGGGTGACGCTGTCGAATGCCCCTGGAGCTGAGAGGCCAGGTccaagcaggagggagggagaccaACCTGCTTGGGGTGGAAGTTGCCGTTGCGGTCACAGTTGGGGATGGGGATGATGTAGAGGTCCTCGTGGGTGCGGCTCTGGGAGGCGGCCAGCCGCTCCAGCGCCCGGTGCAGCTCGCTCTGGCAGGAGCCCTGCGgctggagaagagggagggtgggACTGCTCAGCAGAAGGGCAGAGGGGCAGGAGAATGAGGGCTGGGGGTCATCTCAGCACTGAAGGCCTTGAAAGGAGGGTCAAggcctgggggctgggcaggACCCAATGAGGTGAAGGGCATAGCTTCAGTTCCAGGGACACTGGTGGGAGAGCAGAGGGACACTGAAGACAGGCTCTTGGGTCAAAGAGCTTCTAAAAAGGAGAGGTGTGGAGTGAAGGGATCCTGTGGGAACGAGCTGTGGAAATCTATGGGGAAGGGGGTGATTTCTATGCAGGAGGGGTGAATAAAATCATACTATCAACAACTTGTAAGACCCAGGCACAGAGCCATCAGAACCACCCATCAGAAAGGACATTTGCCAGACCCTGCAGCAGGGTCCCAAGGCCCCCTGCAATGGCCAGCATTAACCCTTTAGATACTTAGAAGGTCTGGGGAGGGGAATCCAAGAGAAAGGCCAAGAAACATCAGGAGGCTTAGGGCAGCCATGACTTACCAACCAGTACAGAAGTGTTTCAGTATTTAACAATCACTTCAGCTGTACCAATAGAGAGAACTACTGAGCAGGGACGGAATTGTAAGGAAAGGAATGAGGACTTTCTGGGTCCTGATGATGTATACTTGGTGCATCTTGCACACCAGAAGCATCCAAAGAATGTTTACTGAATAAACACAGCCCAGATGTGGTGGTGCTGCTGGTGGTGAGTGAGGTGTGTGTGCCTGTAGACATGTGCACTTGAGATCAGAGGCTCTCACCATAGGCCGGGCTTCCTCCCGGGACACCCCGATGACCTTCATCTTGCCCCCACTGTTGCTCCGGTCTCGAATTTTGGCGAAGTGCTTCTGCAGGCACCTGCGGTCATGGGCACTGCAGGGGCTGAAGCTGTTGTTGGGGTGGTCACCTTCATCCTTGTCTGCAGTCAGGCCAAGATGGGGAGAGGTCAACACAGGGAAAGGACAGGGCAGCTCTCCAACCCAGCCTCCCACCTGCTTCCTTCTCCTTGGGGGTTCTCCAGCCTGGCCCTGGGGAAGAGGGGGGTTTAGGGGCAAAAAAGTAAAAGCCGCACCGCTGCAACCTTCCCTCTTCCCTGGATCTCCTCAGGAGAATATTCCCCTTGAAGTCCTTGACTTGTCCCTCACCCACCCAGTCCAGCCCTCAGATGAGTCACCAGCTACAGCTGCCCAGAAGCAGGAGGGTCCCCTGGGCCCTGCAGGGAGGTCTGAGGCAGGCAGGGGGGCCCCCTACCGGATCTTGTCTCCCTCCATTTGGCTGCGCCCACCATCCCCCTCTCcgtctgctctctctccctgtctcctttcCTGCTCTTTTCAACGTCTGGCTGAGGCAGCCAGGGGACCCCCCGGGGCTGTTAGCTCTGTAATCCTCTTGCAAACGGTCAGAATCAAAGTTTCCATGAGTGAAGAGAAAGCCCACCCAACAGGCACTCCTCACTGGCTAGACAGGAGAAAAGTGAGattgacagtgtgtgtgtgtgtgtgtgtgtacacacacttGTGTAATGCTCTGTATGGCCCCAGACCCAAGAGAATACCTTCCACATTTTTTCAGTCCCCTACCCTTAGACTTCAGACCCCATCCAAAGTCCATGTGTATTGCTCAGAGCCAGGGCACTAGGAATCTGGAGATGGGGGTGGTAAGGCTGGACCTGCACCCCCTCCCTGGGATCTCATGAAGACTCCATCTGAACTCAGAAAAACCCAATTGCTGTTTCTCCCTCCAGGCAGCCAAGTCCAGAATACAGGGCTGAGCTGGAGCAAGAGGTTGCAAGACCTCTCCGCAGATCACAGCCACCTCTGAAACGCCTGGGCTTGGCAGCTCGCTGCCGGCCTCAGTGCAAAGCCTCTGCCAGCATTCCAGATGTTGGCAGCCAGACAAAGGTTACATCTGGTTTgcgtcaggatttttttttcctgaggagtTAGCAGGTTCCTCCAAGCATGGCAGCGGTCCCAGAGCTGCCTCTGGGTCAAATGGTATTTTTCTGCTTAGCCGAAGAGAGCTGGGGGGGAGCGGCtagttctctttttattctcCTAGTcctgatggggtggggaggaagcatGTGGATAAAAGAAAACCAGGCAAGGAAGAATTGAGACCCTCAAAAAGCCTTTGTCAAGATTCCACACCGAAGGTTACTTATAAAATCAAGTCACCAAGAATTGGAAAAGGCTTTGTCACAAGTGGAGGGCTGGcttagaaagagaaatcaaagggGAGGAATAaacagagcagagagacagaccccatcCTCCTACATATTTAACATCCCAAGAAGGATGGTCCAGAGGGGACTCCTGACTCAAAGATGACATCAAGTTCCCGAAGGTCAACCAAGGAGAATATACAATAGCAAGACCTCCCAACCAATGGGGGCGGCAAAAGAAGGGGAGTATGTATTTCAGAAGAGCAGGATTGTGGCCAGGGGGGCCACAGGAAGATAAACTCTGAGCCTTCAATCAGGAACCAGAAAAAAGATCTCAGATCCCCAGGCTCTTCCTTGAAGACCCTCCCAAGGAGCCCTTCTGGCCAAAAAGGCCCAGGCTGGCCAGTATCCAGCCCTCCAAGTCCTCCTTGCACAAAGTCATGAAACTTGTAGATGGGATCAAAGTGTTTCAGGAGTATAGGCTAGAACTggagaatgaagagaaagagTATAGGAAAGACCATAGGGTAGAGCCCAATCTTGGAACAGCAGCGGCTGGGCTGAGATGGCAGCAAAGGCACCGCCTCTTCAACTGGGGAGGCTGAAAGGGACCACAGGGACTCATTTTGTAACACCGGCTCTAGGAGCGCCCTCCAATCGCGGAAAGGTTTTATTGCCTTTCCTTTTGAGTGTGCTTTCTCTTCATGACCATAAAGGAAAGAGCTACTTTGCAGGGACACTTACTCCTTCCTCTTGGTAAATGGACAGGATGTCCTTAGGTTCGGAGAGTAAGGAAGAGTTTTCTATTCTAATGAATGGGGCTGCCTCTGGAGGTAGAGAGTCCCATGGCCTGGAGGTGCAGagctcctgggggagggggatgaggcCTGAAGAATCTAAGGAGATCTGGAGTAGAAGTTCAACGGCAACCaggcttcctggtgttgaatttctATGAGTCGAAGTCCACCCATGACTAATGCTTGAGGGATGTTTGAAATGTTTATAGGTTTATCCTTTAATTTAGGAGGTACCATTAAGGAGAACAACTGGGTCCGCTCACTGAAACCTGGGGCCACGGGGAGCCAGGAGGCATCGCTTACATTCTTATGTTGGTAGGGCCGTCCCTCACACAGAGGGGTGATCTGGGGCAGACGAGCAGGCAGCATGCCTGTTCTCCCCCTTCTGGGTTTCTCCAGCACCCAGCACACATAGGCCTGGCTTGTGTGTAAGCTTAGAGAAGAACACACTAAGACAGGGGGAGTAGCTCCTTACTGACTCTCATGTGGACACAGGCACACAGACTGTATCCGTATCTGCCCACTCAGACAGAGAGAGGCCTGGATTCAAGAATCACAAACACAGACAAACAATCACGTGTCCAGACACACACTCGTCCACACGTGTACACCCACATGCACTCGGGCACTCTGACCGGGCCCTGGGCAGAGACAGACGTGGGGCAAGGCACACTGGCTGTGCCCTAGCTTGTTGACTTTCCATTTAATCTGTAACTTCTCCTTGCCCAGCCTAGTTTACCAGCACACTGAGGACCCATCCAGGATCCACCACAGGGCACTGGGTTTGGAAGGGTGAGGGTTGTAGCCCTGAGTCTCTAGAAAATGTTTACCTTCCCATCTTCAAAACTGGCTAAATACTGCTATCTCCCTGCTCATGCAGGAATTCCAGCCACCTGGTAGTGCTCACCCAGCCACCTGGGGGTGTCCTCTGGAAACCCCCAATCCTGGTAGGTTCCCTTCTGAAGGGAGCTGAAGTCAGTCCTCGCCCCCTGAAAGGTCTGACCTCCTGAATTCCAAAAAGCTTGCTTGGGAGGCGGGGCTTCCAAGGCAGGCTAGGtcctctcctccagcccctgcttGAAGCTAGGCAATAGCTTGCAGCCCAGGGGAAACTGGTCTTTGTTCTAGCTACAGAGGAAGGGGAGACAACCGGAGAAAGAGGAGGCTTCCCAGCTTTGGCACTACTAGCTGCAAAGTTCATGGTCAAAGCTAGCGGATTTC
The DNA window shown above is from Saccopteryx bilineata isolate mSacBil1 chromosome 2, mSacBil1_pri_phased_curated, whole genome shotgun sequence and carries:
- the IGFBP4 gene encoding insulin-like growth factor-binding protein 4, which gives rise to MLSLCLVAALLLAAGPGPSLGDEAIHCPPCSEEKLARCRPPVGCEELVREPGCGCCATCALGKGMPCGVYTPRCGSGLRCYPPRGVEKPLHTLMHGQGVCMELAEIEAIQESLQPSDKDEGDHPNNSFSPCSAHDRRCLQKHFAKIRDRSNSGGKMKVIGVSREEARPMPQGSCQSELHRALERLAASQSRTHEDLYIIPIPNCDRNGNFHPKQCHPALDGQRGKCWCVDRKTGVKLPGGLEPKGELDCHQLADSFRE